From the genome of Pseudomonadota bacterium, one region includes:
- a CDS encoding rhomboid family protein yields the protein MDISRRRCFNHRSREAAAQCLECGRYFCRECVTEHEGKVICSGCIINLTLSTEKGKKRFRFFGMLLLFFGSLFFLWLVFYYLGVSLLKIPSSFHEGTIWKNLW from the coding sequence ATGGATATCTCCCGCAGGCGATGTTTTAATCACAGATCGCGTGAAGCTGCCGCACAATGCCTGGAATGCGGTAGATATTTCTGCAGAGAGTGCGTTACCGAGCATGAGGGCAAAGTAATATGCTCAGGTTGCATAATAAATCTGACCTTAAGCACCGAAAAAGGAAAAAAACGTTTCAGGTTCTTTGGCATGCTGTTACTTTTTTTTGGCAGCTTGTTTTTTCTCTGGCTTGTTTTTTATTACCTGGGAGTATCACTGCTTAAGATTCCTTCGTCATTTCATGAAGGAACAATATGGAAAAATCTTTGGTAA